The following is a genomic window from Deltaproteobacteria bacterium.
TGGATGGATATATGAAACAGACCCTTGAGGGTGTGAAGGCCCTGGAGAAACCGGCATTCATCGTCTTGGGGGAGGGTCGAGGCGGATCATTGGAGGCCGAGGCCCTGCGGCAGGAGATGCAGGCCAGATATAACCAGGCAGGCTTTGCGAGCTTCCCGTCCTTTCCCCTGGCCGCCCGGGTCATGTTCAGCTTGTTTCAGTACCGGACTTACCTGGAGGCCCATGGCCGATAAAGTCTAGAGCGGTTTAAAAATCGAATCAGGCCGCGTTTTTAGCTTTCTCTCCCTCATCAGGGAGAGGAGGAAGTAAGGCCCCCGCCTCACTCATGACTTCATGATAACGATCATTTACTTTAAATTTCGAGTTCCCTGAACCGTCGGTCCTTTGGGGAGCCTGGCCGGGCGGGCGAAAAACATGACCACCGCGGCCAAAAAGGTTGCCAGCCCGGTTAATAAGAAGGCGAGACGATACGTCCCGGTGGTGTCAAAGAGGTAACCGGCTGAAATAGGCCCGATCGCGCCTGCGAGCATGGTCACCGGCGTCATGAAGCCCTGGATTTTCCCCAGGGCCAGACGGCCGAAGTATTCGGCGCGAATGGCTGCCATCAAGGGAACGTTGCCTCCGAAACCAACGCCGAACAGGGCGATAAAGACATAAACCATGGGCATGGTGCGCGCGTTCATCAGGATCAGGACGCCGGTGCCCATGAGACTGTAGGAAACCATGAACAAATAGCGCTTGGTGATTATATCGCCCAAAAAGCCGAAGGAAAGTCGGCCTACCACGCTGACGAGAGTCAGAAGACCGATGGCGAAGGCGGCCTTTTCCATGGATATGCCCACGTCGGTCAGCGCCGGCACCGCGTGAACAAACACGACAGAATGGGCCATGCTTTGAAAAAAGAAGGCCAGAGATATGAACCAGAAGGCGGACGAAGAAAGAGCCTGCCTAAGGGTAAAATCTACTGTTCCCGAGGCTGTTGAGGGTTCTGCCTTGGCGTCTAATATAGAATCCTCCGCCTCCTGATCCTCGCTATCGGGTGGATCGCCGTCAGGCCTGAGCCCCATCTCTTCCGGACTGTCTCTGACCACCAGCGCCAGCGGTATCACTATGACCCAGATCGCGATGCCCATAACCAGGAAGGCGAAGCGCCACCCGTAATGCGTGATGAGCACCGCCACGATGGGGGCGCAGATCAGACCGCCGAACCCGGCGCCAGCCGCGAGCAAGGCATTGGCTAAAGTCAACCGGCGCTGAAACCATTTGGCAATCACGGTAAAGGCCGGGATGTAAAGCATGGCGCTCATCCCGATAGACAGTAAAAAGCCGTAGATCAGGTAAAAACCTAAAAGCGATTTGATAAACGGCATCAAGACAAAGCCGAGGCCGGATATGACCGCGCCGATGATAATGATGACGCGCGCCCCATACTTGTCCACGGCCCAGCCAACAACCGGCCCGGCGACCCCGCCCTCGACGCTGCGCAGGGAAGCCGCGCCGGCGGTCATGGCCCGCGTCCAGCCGAACTCGATCATCATGGGTTTGAAAAACACGCCAAAGCTATAAAGCCATGTCCCAAAGCCCAGCAGGCAGATGATGTGTGTCGCAAGGACAATCCACCATCCGTAAAATATCTTCTTCCTCATTTTTAGTTCTCAACAAACAGCGGAACTCAGCAGCCAAGGATCTTCCAACTCCTGTGGAAGCCTTCTGGAAAACAAGTGACTGGCGGAAATCTATAATATGGGGTAACGCCCGCTCAGGGCGTGAATGGCACCCATTTCCTGAATATAAAGAGTATAAAAAAAAGGAGCCTCCATGTAAAGCGCCTGTCTGGAAAATTGTGGGAAAATTGCCTGCGGAGTTTTGAAACATGGGTAATATCAATACTCCCTGAGGGCTCAGCCGGTTTTCTTACGCTTGCCACTCGTTCGTCCATCCCTGGACTCTTTTGCTCTGATTATCTTCGCCTTGTTCCTCCTGAACCGGCATCAGATAAACAGTCGCTTCAGAAAACCGCCTGAGCCCTTTCTGGACCAAGTACTTGTCAAAGGCGAGCGAAGCGAGTGCATTTTTCTTTGATAGTAAACTAAACGAAGGCTATCTCAATTAACGCTTCTCAGTATTACCTATGTTTGAAATCACGACACTGCTTGGAAAATTGGCTCAGGTGAGGAATGTCTTTAGAATATAGAGCCGGAGGCAGATTGGAGGTTGATTAGATCATCAAAAACTACAAATCTAATCGCCTATGATCCCAAGTCCTTTCAGAGGATAAATGACCGAGGTTACCAGACACCCGGCACGAGACGGCAACGCACCCGCGCGGCATAATCCCTGTAGCCTTCGAGTTCATTCTTAAGCGTCCTGTCCTCAAGCTCGGTGCGGACGATGAGAATGAGCGTCGCCAGCCCCGCCGGGACAGAGGCCCACAGGGAGCCAAGTATTATCGGTGTTGCAATGTTGAAAACCGTCCACCCGGCGTAACCGGGATGGCGCACGAACCGGTAAGGCCCGCTGGAGACAACGGTATGGCCCCGCTCAGTCTGGATTCGCACCGTCCCGGAAAAAAAGGCGTTTGACACCAGGGCCCAGTTTGCAAAGCTAAAACCCAGAACACCGATCGCCAGCGCGATCAGTTGGAGCGTCAGAGGAATCTGCAGCGACCACCCGAAGCGCGTGTCCAGCCCGGCAATGAGCAGCACAACCATGATCGAGGTAATGATGTAAAGACTGCCGAGTATCTTGTCCCAGCCCTTGGTGTCCTTTTTCATCTGCGCGCGTTCTGCTATCAATTCCGGGTTTCTTCTGATCAGGAAAAATGCGTTCACGCATATAGCGACTATAATGACGCTGAGATAGACCCACGCCATCCACCAGTCCAGGCGGCCCGAAGACAAGAACAAGATAGCCCCCTGGATTAGCAGTTGAACCACGATCTGAATCGCCCGCTTTAAAATCCCTCTGGTGATATCAGGTTTGTCATTTGGTAGTTTCAACGTATGGTCAGTGTTAATTTTTACCTCCCGGCATCTCAATTCCTGAGATCAAATCGAAACGGACG
Proteins encoded in this region:
- a CDS encoding isoprenylcysteine carboxylmethyltransferase family protein gives rise to the protein MKLPNDKPDITRGILKRAIQIVVQLLIQGAILFLSSGRLDWWMAWVYLSVIIVAICVNAFFLIRRNPELIAERAQMKKDTKGWDKILGSLYIITSIMVVLLIAGLDTRFGWSLQIPLTLQLIALAIGVLGFSFANWALVSNAFFSGTVRIQTERGHTVVSSGPYRFVRHPGYAGWTVFNIATPIILGSLWASVPAGLATLILIVRTELEDRTLKNELEGYRDYAARVRCRLVPGVW
- a CDS encoding MFS transporter codes for the protein MRKKIFYGWWIVLATHIICLLGFGTWLYSFGVFFKPMMIEFGWTRAMTAGAASLRSVEGGVAGPVVGWAVDKYGARVIIIIGAVISGLGFVLMPFIKSLLGFYLIYGFLLSIGMSAMLYIPAFTVIAKWFQRRLTLANALLAAGAGFGGLICAPIVAVLITHYGWRFAFLVMGIAIWVIVIPLALVVRDSPEEMGLRPDGDPPDSEDQEAEDSILDAKAEPSTASGTVDFTLRQALSSSAFWFISLAFFFQSMAHSVVFVHAVPALTDVGISMEKAAFAIGLLTLVSVVGRLSFGFLGDIITKRYLFMVSYSLMGTGVLILMNARTMPMVYVFIALFGVGFGGNVPLMAAIRAEYFGRLALGKIQGFMTPVTMLAGAIGPISAGYLFDTTGTYRLAFLLTGLATFLAAVVMFFARPARLPKGPTVQGTRNLK